In one Dama dama isolate Ldn47 chromosome 5, ASM3311817v1, whole genome shotgun sequence genomic region, the following are encoded:
- the KRT23 gene encoding keratin, type I cytoskeletal 23: MNSNQSFSQNPSVSLYATGGSWGRPGSFPRAPSVHGGAGGVRISLSFSSPSCPLPEGSWRSGRGSSLLGGNGKEMMQNLNDRLATYLEKVRALEEANVKLESCILKWHQQRDSGNKQDYSQYEESISRLQEQIADGKLNNAQIILLIDNARMAVDDFSLKYENEHSFKKDLEIEVEGLRKTLDDLTIVTTDLEQEVEGMRKELILMKKRHEQEIEENRVPNDLKVNVKVDTTPGEDLIKVLEDMRQEYEFIIKKKHQDLDTWYKEQSAAVAQEAASPKGVQSGQSDLHELKRTFQALEIDLQAQCNKKSALENMLSETQSRYTYQLQDMQRIISHYEEELTQLRHDLERQNNEYKVLLGIKTHLEKEIATYRQLLEGENEGTKEESKSNVKAPKIKAITQESVNGRIILSQVNEI; encoded by the exons ATGAATTCCAACCAGAGCTTCAGCCAGAACCCCTCAGTTTCCCTCTATGCCACAGGAGGCAGCTGGGGCCGGCCAGGGAGCTTCCCCCGGGCTCCCAGTGTCCATGGTGGTGCCGGGGGTGTCCGCATCTCGCTTTCCTTCTCCTCACCGAGCTGTCCACTCCCTGAAGGGTCTTGGAGGTCTGGAAGAGGCAGTTCCCTCCTAGGCGGAAATGGGAAGGAGATGATGCAGAACCTCAATGACCGCCTGGCCACCTACCTGGAAAAGGTGcgtgccctggaggaggccaaCGTGAAACTAGAAAGTTGCATTCTGAAGTGGCATCAGCAAAGAGACTCAGGCAATAAGCAAGACTACTCCCAATATGAGGAAAGCATCAGCCGCCTGCAGGAGCAG ATAGCAGATGGCAAGCTGAACAACGCTCAGATCATCCTTCTCATTGACAACGCCAGGATGGCAGTGGATGACTTCAGCCTTAA GTATGAAAATGAACACTCCTTCAAGAAAGACTTGGAAATTGAAGTTGAAGGTCTCCGAAAGACCTTGGATGATCTGACCATTGTCACCACAGACCTAGAACAGGAGGTTGAGGGGATGAGGAAAGAGCTCATCCTCATGAAGAAGCGTCATGAGCAg gaaatagaggaaaaccgtGTGCCAAATGACCTCAAGGTCAACGTGAAGGTGGATACAACCCCAGGAGAAGATCTGATTAAGGTCCTGGAGGACATGAGGCAAGAATATGagtttataattaaaaagaagCATCAAGACTTGGACACTTGGTACAAAGAGCAG TCAGCAGCCGTGGCCCAGGAGGCAGCCAGTCCAAAAGGTGTGCAGAGCGGCCAAAGTGACCTTCATGAACTGAAGCGCACTTTCCAGGCCCTGGAGATTGATCTGCAGGCACAGTGCAACAAG AAATCTGCTTTAGAAAACATGTTATCAGAGACCCAGTCTCGGTACACCTATCAGCTCCAGGACATGCAACGGATCATCTCCCACTATGAGGAGGAACTGACACAGCTACGCCATGACCTGGAGCGTCAGAACAACGAATACAAGGTCCTCCTGGGCATCAAAAcccacctagagaaggaaatcgCCACCTACCGCCAGCTCTTGGAGGGAGAGAATGAAGG GACAAAGGAAGAATCTAAGTCAAACGTCAAAG